One segment of Brienomyrus brachyistius isolate T26 unplaced genomic scaffold, BBRACH_0.4 scaffold50, whole genome shotgun sequence DNA contains the following:
- the LOC125723541 gene encoding uncharacterized protein LOC125723541 isoform X1: protein MGTRELEGTLARARRGGEPQQAATSSDAQERADPQATEKPPSGSPQATDQAPEGGARQGDEAAEGDPQATADPEGQDPQALSEPQRRRVRGQGGRDPSPASVPSPLTGHRHKDPRPGSGSPGRGQRSHKQGPRGVPLQLLHLQGGGSGGWTVRDPLGDWGRWDWRGVRNKSLIGHSHRGHRGRGSCRQEERLGRGSCRQEERLGRGSCRQEERLGRGSCRQEERLGRGSCRQEERLGRGSCRQRRLCRWLLGLWGRRGQRRRLHMLLRGPVCALDWRCCPGWQLSRAGGFRGDRETLPILFRERCRDEGARPQGARRSDRRPSLFPLPVFGGAGRRHYVRKDGRRKNGPWLAGSDIALGPELCYPTEVFAHLLRQVRVLVEGELLKDIPALADQAPHGEVLPNAGLGNPK from the exons atggggacgagggagctggaggggaccctggcgagggcaaggagagggggggagccgcagcaggcggcgacgtcctccgacgcgcAGGAGCGGgcggacccgcaggcgacagagaAGCCGCCGtcagggagcccgcaggcgaccgaccaggcaccggaggggggagcgagacAGGgagacgaggccgcggagggggacccgcaggcgacagccgacccggagggccaggacccgcaggcgctctccgagccccagcgcaggcgagttagggggcagggcgggagggaccccagccctgcgtctgtgccctctccccttacgggacacagacataaggacccgcggccggggtcgggctcgccggggcgagggcagaggagtcacaagcagggtccccgaggggtcccactccagctcctccacctccaaggAGGGGGGAGCGGCGGCTGGACTGTCCGGGACCCTCTTGGGGACTGGGGCAGATGGGACTGGAGAGGGGTCAGGAACAAGAGTCTCATTGGCCACAGTCACAGGGGACACAgggggcgcgggagctgcag gcaggaggagcgcctcgggcgcgggagctgcaggcaggaggagcgcctcgggcgcgggagctgcaggcaggaggagcgcctcgggcgcgggagctgcaggcaggaggagcgcctcgggcgcgggagctgcaggcaggaggagcgcctcgggcgcgggagctgcaggcagaggcggctgtgcaggtggctgctcgggctctggggccgcagggggcagcggaggcggctgcacaTGCTGCTCCGAGGGCCGGTGTGTGCTCTGGACTGGAGATGCTGCCCAGGGTGGCAGCTTAGCAGAGCTGGGGGCTTTCGGGGTGATCGGGAAACCCTCCCGATCCTCTTCCGGGAGAGATGCCGGGACGAGGGTGCACGCCCCCAGGGCGCTCGTCGGAGCGATCGCCGGccctctctttttcctcttccGGTGTTTGGTGGTGCCGGGAGGCGGCACTACGTCCGCAAAGACGGACGGCGGAAGAATGGGCCCTGGCTCGCTGGGAGCGACATAGCACTCGGTCCGGAGCTGTGCTACCCGACGGAGGTTTTCGCGCATCTCCTCAGACAGGTGCGCGTCCTCGTCGAGGGAGAGCTCCTGAAGGATATCCCTGCACTGGCAGACCAGGCTCCACACGGGGAGGTCCTCCCAAATGCCGGGTTGGGAAATCCAAAATAG
- the LOC125723541 gene encoding uncharacterized protein LOC125723541 isoform X2, with amino-acid sequence MGTRELEGTLARARRGGEPQQAATSSDAQERADPQATEKPPSGSPQATDQAPEGGARQGDEAAEGDPQATADPEGQDPQALSEPQRRRVRGQGGRDPSPASVPSPLTGHRHKDPRPGSGSPGRGQRSHKQGPRGVPLQLLHLQGGGSGGWTVRDPLGDWGRWDWRGVRNKSLIGHSHRGHRGRGSCRQEERLGRGSCRQEERLGRGSCRQEERLGRGSCRQEERLGRGSCRQRRLCRWLLGLWGRRGQRRRLHMLLRGPVCALDWRCCPGWQLSRAGGFRGDRETLPILFRERCRDEGARPQGARRSDRRPSLFPLPVFGGAGRRHYVRKDGRRKNGPWLAGSDIALGPELCYPTEVFAHLLRQVRVLVEGELLKDIPALADQAPHGEVLPNAGLGNPK; translated from the exons atggggacgagggagctggaggggaccctggcgagggcaaggagagggggggagccgcagcaggcggcgacgtcctccgacgcgcAGGAGCGGgcggacccgcaggcgacagagaAGCCGCCGtcagggagcccgcaggcgaccgaccaggcaccggaggggggagcgagacAGGgagacgaggccgcggagggggacccgcaggcgacagccgacccggagggccaggacccgcaggcgctctccgagccccagcgcaggcgagttagggggcagggcgggagggaccccagccctgcgtctgtgccctctccccttacgggacacagacataaggacccgcggccggggtcgggctcgccggggcgagggcagaggagtcacaagcagggtccccgaggggtcccactccagctcctccacctccaaggAGGGGGGAGCGGCGGCTGGACTGTCCGGGACCCTCTTGGGGACTGGGGCAGATGGGACTGGAGAGGGGTCAGGAACAAGAGTCTCATTGGCCACAGTCACAGGGGACACAgggggcgcgggagctgcag gcaggaggagcgcctcgggcgcgggagctgcaggcaggaggagcgcctcgggcgcgggagctgcaggcaggaggagcgcctcgggcgcgggagctgcaggcaggaggagcgcctcgggcgcgggagctgcaggcagaggcggctgtgcaggtggctgctcgggctctggggccgcagggggcagcggaggcggctgcacaTGCTGCTCCGAGGGCCGGTGTGTGCTCTGGACTGGAGATGCTGCCCAGGGTGGCAGCTTAGCAGAGCTGGGGGCTTTCGGGGTGATCGGGAAACCCTCCCGATCCTCTTCCGGGAGAGATGCCGGGACGAGGGTGCACGCCCCCAGGGCGCTCGTCGGAGCGATCGCCGGccctctctttttcctcttccGGTGTTTGGTGGTGCCGGGAGGCGGCACTACGTCCGCAAAGACGGACGGCGGAAGAATGGGCCCTGGCTCGCTGGGAGCGACATAGCACTCGGTCCGGAGCTGTGCTACCCGACGGAGGTTTTCGCGCATCTCCTCAGACAGGTGCGCGTCCTCGTCGAGGGAGAGCTCCTGAAGGATATCCCTGCACTGGCAGACCAGGCTCCACACGGGGAGGTCCTCCCAAATGCCGGGTTGGGAAATCCAAAATAG
- the b4galnt1b gene encoding beta-1,4 N-acetylgalactosaminyltransferase 1, with translation MRSLRKTVLLGIVASVLLVAALLRSWTPRAYTYIDVRQRPASEAERLLEERLVDVDQRYADIPYRVKESVAGLLARNGCVCEGETRGVRLPFAQLLFPRVSAYPLHTAFKASELEEMKRRRAQEYLSFQRRSQTPADLLVVAEANSPLQYPTQGVEVRPLKTILIPGLALEEISKDLHLVNLTATLGVFHLAAEVEGVSVRGGGQMHMTLWSSLLPNLNRQLQFVTYTNTLFHPSTADTVQFETDGHQAVFTIKIRHGVTPKLYNPGSKGEYNISALVTIATKTFLRYDKLQGLIDSIRRYYPDVTIVVADDSEHPQPVTGPNIEHYIMPFGKGWFAGRNLAVSQVTTKYVLWVDDDFIFTANTKLEKLVDVLESTTLDLVGGAVREVTGYTATYRHTISIEAGEEDGDCLHMRRGFHHVVQGFPNCVITDGVINFFLARTDKVQQVGFDPRLARVAHLEFFIDGLGSLHVGSCDDVIVSHATKIKLPWQESDSDKTYAKFRYPPASSDASHTKNGLLYFKNRFQCLTHN, from the exons ATGCGTTCCCTCCGGAAGACTGTGTTGCTGGGGATCGTGGCCTCTGTACTGCTAGTGGCAGCACTCCTGCGGTCCTGGACGCCACGAGCCTACACCTACATAGATGTAAGGCAGAGGCCAGCGAGCGAGGCAGAGAGGCTGCTGGAGGAGAGGCTGGTGGACGTGGACCAACGTTACGCCGACATCCCGTACCGTGTGAAGGAGAGCGTGGCTGG TCTGCTGGCGCGAAACGGATGCGTGTGCGAGGGTGAGACCAGAGGCGTGAGGCTGCCCTTCGCCCAGCTGCTCTTTCCGCGGGTGTCTGCCTACCCCCTGCACACGGCGTTCAAGGCCTCGGAGCTGGAGGAGATGAAGCGGCGCAGGGCACAGGAATACCTCAGCTTTCAGAGAAG GTCCCAGACTCCCGCGGATCTGCTGGTCGTAGCAGAAGCCAACAGTCCCCTGCAGTACCCCACCCAGGGGGTTGAAGTGCGGCCCCTGAAGACCATTCTGATTCCAG GACTGGCTTTAGAAGAAATCTCCAAAGATCTTCACCTG GTGAACTTAACTGCCACGCTGGGCGTGTTCCACCTGGCGGCCGAGGTGGAGGGAGTCAGTGTCAGAGGAGGAGGCCAAATGCACATGACCCTCTGGAGCAGCCTGCTCCCCAATCTGAACAGGCAGCTCCAGTTCGTTACCTACACCAATACACTTTTCCACCCAAGCACGGCAGACACAG TGCAGTTTGAGACAGACGGTCATCAAGCAGTGTTCACCATCAAGATCCGCCACGGCGTCACCCCAAAACTGTACAACCCCGGTTCCAAAGGAG AATATAATATCAGTGCCCTGGTCACTATAGCAACCAAAACATTCCTCCGCTATGACAAGCTGCAAGGTCTGATCGACAGCATACGCCGTTACTACCCAGACGTCACCATCGTGGTGGCAGATGACAGCGAGCATCCGCAGCCGGTGACCGGGCCCAACATTGAACATTACATCATGCCCTTTGGAAAG GGTTGGTTCGCAGGAAGGAATCTGGCCGTGTCCCAAGTTACCACAAAGTATGTCTTGTGGGTAGATGATGACTTCATCTTCACGGCCAACACGAAGCTGGAGAAGCTGGTGGATGTGCTGGAGAGCACCACGCTAGACCTG GTGGGTGGGGCAGTACGGGAGGTGACAGGCTACACCGCCACATATCGACACACCATCTCCATCGAGGCGGGGGAGGAAGACGGGGACTGCCTGCACATGAGACGCGGCTTCCACCACGTGGTCCAGGGCTTCCCCAACTGCGTCATTACCGATGGCGTCATCAACTTCTTCCTGGCCCGCACCGACAAGGTCCAGCAAGTGGGTTTCGACCCACGTCTCGCACGGGTTGCACACCTGG AGTTTTTCATCGATGGCTTGGGCTCCCTTCACGTCGGATCCTGTGACGACGTCATCGTCAGCCACGCCACCAAGATCAAGCTGCCCTGGCAGGAGTCAGACAGCGACAAGACCTACGCCAAATTCCGCTACCCGCCCGCCTCCTCGGACGCCAGCCACACCAAGAACGGCCTCCTCTACTTCAAGAACAGGTTCCAGTGCCTGACCCATAACTGA